In Gossypium hirsutum isolate 1008001.06 chromosome D01, Gossypium_hirsutum_v2.1, whole genome shotgun sequence, the genomic window gtgtttctgtctttttatatcttttatatacaaaatagaaaattatacgACCCATAAGAGATTTGTATATAAAACACTACATAATGTTTAATATATTTACTgtaccattttaattaaaatatttttattttttaataaaatttttataaatatatttattacataattttatttCTCACAGTATAACAGAATCAACGCATTAAGAGAGAGGAAGTGGATGAAGTGGAACCACCATTGACACATTAAGGGAGAGGAAGTGGATGAAGGGAACCGCCACTTTGACACATTAACTAGTACCATGAAAAAGGACACAGGTGTCTTAATACTAGCGTGTCACGGTGTGGACATGGACATGTTCTTCAATGGGTCCTCAATGTAACAATAATTGTTCTTCTTGGTGATTATATTGTGAAATACACTACTCTCACTTTCTCTTTCAATGTGTCTTTTTCTTCCCTTAAGAGGTCCCCTTTTCCACCCTCAACACACTTAGCAGGGGAAAGGTTAATTAAATAGAATAGGTTAGATTGAAAATCAATTAGTATATTAGTTTAGATAAATAAGAGTAAGCGTTCGATTGAATCGAGTGGAAAAATTTCGAATTAATTGAGTTGACgagatcctaactcgatttgaattttttttttaaatcgagtcgAGTCTAATGAAATTCAAGTCAAATCGAATCAGGttaaattgtttgagttaaattaaaaaattgaacatgtcaaattaaaatattgttacaataTGACTAATTCTacgttagagcacataaatttgaaaccatatatatttgaaaattttttcaaagcaaaataataataaaaaacaagacactttagtatgataaacttgaataattaattaacttatttaggtcccaaaattattattttaaaaaaaatttaaaattttaattttctttatatatattttttgattttattaaattttcataatcttttaaaaatataaattttagaatttttataaatattttgaatttaaaaaaaaatatattttaaatttttgaaaattattttgatttttttaaaatttttgttgggAAAGAGACAAATTTACTCATTTCAAAATTGACTgggaccaaaagggtatttacaccaatctgtaattcgaattattcgagttattcgaattgtcaAATTCAACTCAACCtgaactcgaaactcgaattactttttttaaaatacctaacacgccaatatatatatattggcaagtcaaaataagtattttaaagaaaacatttcaccttgacattttaattagaataGTGAAAAGTCTCAACTATTTGGACaaacaaataatattataaaaaaaacccgaaatatgtcaaattaaagtataggtactaaatcttaaatttaaaaaatagtaaaatcataataaccataatttaacctaaaacaaTCTATACCAAACACACTAATCTTTGTTTTCATTATTATAAGCAATGCCCTAAGGGTCTTTTATATGACACATGTATGTTGttctctttctttatttttagtcATTATAAGATAATGGTTAAATTCTAGTTTTGATCTCTTGACTATACCTATgtttgagatttaatctttatattttaatttgacatgattTATTCATACTTTTACGATGATATTAATTAGCCCAAATAGTTGATGTACTTAACTATACTAGTtaaaatgttgatttttttttgttaaaaacatgtttcaaacatttaaaaaaaaactattttgaaAAGATAAGTTGGGATaagtttttttaagaaaaaaattcacCTCATCATTTTAACTATAACAACGAAAGGTGTCAACTAATTtggattaactaataatattataaaaaatagataattaaattatgttaagtgtaaatactaaatttaaaattaaacatagTAAAGGGACAATAACCATAATTTGAAGTAAAATAATCTATATTTAGTACgatcatttttattcaatttttgaaaaaaattaataaacttaaatattttcaagaatcaaattaataattattttattttaattatatttataaaaaaataaaataagattaaataaaaaacatattctATGTTTCAAatagttttatttaaaataaaagtcatttatttcattttcctcacaagtttttactaattaaaaaaagaggtcgtgataattaaatttaattttggttgaatttgtaAAATTGAGATAATGAAATTACGATGTTTTGGATTCGAATCATATAATCCTCATGTTATGTAAATATTTTCatagatttattaaaatattataaatactatCAAAATTAGGATTCGATTGATGAGTGACACCAATTCAGTTTGATGAGGCAtaattagaggtgctcatgggtcgggccaattccaacaaaaaaaattaggtcCATTTGCTAGGGctgaaaaatgttaaaacccacaatatttatgcaatatttttgtttatatgtaaatgttgaggttAAATTTGTTACTATATCAATAacaattatgtacaattgatgaaAGACATTATTAACATCATGATAAATTGTCCTTAATTGCTCCAATTTTTTTGAGAGAGACTAATTTACTAAATTTCGAAATTGGGAGGGACTGGAGAGgtatttttaccttttattttcaTGTTAGTGGGGCTTAGAACATTGTCCGTTTAATTTGGGCTTTAAATAAAGTTCTATAAGAATTTTAACAAATTGGGCTTAAAACATTGTGAGTTAAATTTGGGCTTTTAATCGATCaggttttacacaaaaaaaaaaggcaaaaacgCTAGAAGGAGGGCTTGAACCTCCGACCTTGTGGTTAACAGCCACACGCTCTAACCAACTGAGCTATTCCAGCCTTGCTTAAAGTGTTTCCCATTACCTTatttatttaactaaattttttttttaccattcaTGTTCAAGGTTCATAATCACCTCTCTTAATAATACTGCCTCCAACATTCGAATTTATGTCTCCTATTAAAAGCGTTATATGCTTTATCACTACATCCAAcacttattaatttaataaacttcTGTATAATTATTGTATATTCATGTCAGATttgtaatagttttttttttcttacatcATACTTATATCCCTTAATACTATTATGTATTTGTATTTGAAAGCCAATATATCTAACCACCGCAACCTTCAAGGTAGTCATTTCATTGAATTAGGTCTCCAATCCACTCGCGACCAAATTCTCTTAACAAATTTGtcgattaaaatatttttccccTTAACATGTAAGTAAATAGTAAATTTATTCATGGATCGAATCAAGTTATGATTCGATTTAAACAAAActttcattttcaatctcaaatttgacaaatttaacatgacaacaaaataaaaaaatcaatatttaattttataattaaatttaaatattagttttcattattttatctAAATCCAAACTTCACCAatcagataattttttttttaaactcgaCCTATCAACAATGTCTATGCAAAAGCAATATTTGGGGCCAAAAGGGAAAGCTCTAGGCAGGTCGCCTATTAATTATGTTCGATTTTCCCAAAAATAGGGATGAAAACATCAAAGCCTCAAAGGTCGCCAAAATggacaatttcatttaattccaCAACTGTAccaatgtgaaaaaaaaaaaacaagttgaaGCTCCACACGTTTAGTTAATGGTCTAGTTAATGGTCCTTGACATTTGAATTGATTGTATATTTATGAAAAGGTTAAAATAGGGTTTAGGtccttatattatttataaattttaaatgtagtccctgtacttttattttcaggaatttactctatttacttttcaaattttgggtCCAATTATTAACattctttttttgttaaatttgttgatgtgacatttaaaaaaaaatccacacTTGGTTGTCACGTAacttaaaaaataacattgtaatgaacttgaattttacaaaatatttttaccaGTGTCAACAGtttgacttaaattttaaaatctgaaaaataaaaagaataaattccTAAAAACAaaagtatagaaactaaattctaaatttacgaaTAATACAGAGACTTATCACATGTATTAACCTTTATGAAACTATGAGATTTTAGGGGCaaacaatttaaaatgagttACTTGTACCTAGTTCATAAGTTTTATTTCACCTAATTGGTACGTAGATTTGAAAacttttaatcaatttggtacctttTATTGATACATGGTTTATCCCGTTAGATAAATTAATCTCCATTAATCTTGGGTTTAATTGTTAGACATATTTTTTGAATTAAGGTATCTTCCATAACCATTTTACGGTCCCcaaaaattaatgtttttgaGGCTAATGACTACCTTTCCCAACAATGGCATCTTCAATGTTCGAACTTGAATCATTCATTTGGGAGTGCAATGTGTCTTACCATTGCACCCACCACTTAttggttaaaaaaatttatcaacccattaatttaaataaaaactttcaaatagtttagttttcgtttgtaactttttaaagatAATTGACCCGaatttaaatttactaataatttagggGCGTTAAATGTAATTTCCAAGAACCCATGaaatctcaaaaatattttcaataaacaTGTACCAAATCCTTTGACATTTTAGGTCAATATAATCCCAACACAAGGAAAGGTTCCAAAACAGCTAATAGCGCCCATTAATTATTCTCATTCCCATAGACAATTTGACATGGGCAAATAAAAAGGGTTAATATCAGGAAACATCCCTAAtttattttctagattttaaattaatccctaaactttaaaatattttaattgaattttcaaaatatcaatattatatcaattagATTCTTTCACTAGCTTACCTGTCAATTTGGATGTTAAATGTCATTTCAAAATTGATACATTAGCAtgtttaaaatacaaaaaagattTAAACACATACATAGTACCTATCACAATTAAGTGATAGTTTGCATTTGGCATGTTAAAAGAGATAGTGTCGATAAAATTTATGagggttttcatttttcttgGGGTAAACTACATCTAATGTTATTAAACTATTATTAAGTTTACGTtatgttcatccaaatttaaaaagttacaaaaatggtCTTTGAACTGTtcgaaaatttttcatttaggtcATTGGGCTACTAAAATCGATGTTGTATAACCTTCTCCATTCACACCACCTACACCAATCGAAAACTCTCCTTTCCTTTCTCACCTAcaattaagttatttttcatgaaacaagTTTGATCGTCACAAATTTGCGAACTAAAATCAAAGAATTTTCTTCCTTAATATTCAACACCGATTGTTGGATCGACTTGGATCAAATTTATGTTCTTCTAATCATCACTACTAATCTACCATACTGATTATCGAATCTTCACTTCGAGCTCGCTAGcaagaattaaaaaaagaaacttaaaagCCAGTGACTtaattgaaaacttttgaataattcgatgacttaaattaaaacttttgaataatttagtgaccttttggtaacttttcaaaattgagtGCTCAAAACGAAAACCTACTAATAGATTAGTAACCTTAGTATATTTTACCCTTTTTCTTACTAacacattgaatttcaagttacgTATGCAGTAAAACacatgtgtttataatttcatccaCACGTTTCAAATATGCTCTACATTAGATTTAAATAGACATTTAACATTCAAGGTAACAACTACGTTAATTGATACAACATTGATACTCTAATaacttataatattttgaaagtgTGACACAAATTTAAAATCTAAGTAATAATTCGAGGACGTCCTGTGAATTTAACCCAATAAAAATAACAATCGACGATACGAAACAACAAggaaatttcatatttcattaggGGTAAATCCGTCATTTGGCCGGCAGTTTCTTTCCGCGTCCGCCTTTgccatttattttataaaaaattgactAAAATCGTCTTCAACTTCAAATTTTAAACACAGAACAAAAGAGCTTCAaattttttgtttacaaacaaaAATGGGGGATTGCAGGCCATTGGGGTTCTTATTAGGACTCCCGTTCGCTCTCATCGCACTGGTTTTATCCGTCGTCGGCGCCGTCATTTGGGTTCTCGGGTAAGTCTTCtttcataactttttttttcttcgtaAACGAAATCATATAGATCAAAGAGTTAAATTCCagtaaaaaaaaagggttttgttttgtttttgattgAAATTGTGGGATTCGATTATTTCAacgttgttttaaaattttttttgcagGACTATATTGAGTTGTCTTTGCCCATGCTGTATTTGTTGTGCTGGACTAGCCAATTTCGCAGTGAGTCTCATCAAGCTTCCTATTAAAGTTCTTAGATGGTTCATTGATCAAATCCCTTGTTGATTTTAGTTCAAAGATCATGTTCttcgatttttttttcctttgatcTTAGAGAAAGTCGTGctgattttaatttgattttttagtttattattttgattgtttagatgattgatttatgaatatgACATTGATGTTGGATGGTTTACAGAGTT contains:
- the LOC107933072 gene encoding signaling peptide TAXIMIN 2: MGDCRPLGFLLGLPFALIALVLSVVGAVIWVLGTILSCLCPCCICCAGLANFAVSLIKLPIKVLRWFIDQIPC